The proteins below are encoded in one region of Effusibacillus dendaii:
- the ligD gene encoding non-homologous end-joining DNA ligase produces the protein MLETLLAEYPVRLTNLDKLLWPEAGITKSAYIEYVIRMAAYLLPHLKDRPLTLVRFPHGVSGKSFYQKNAPPDTPEWVATYPVYSAESKRVVHYILANNTATLIWLANQACIELHPWYSKIQAPNNPTNIAIDLDPSVPGFEKIKHTAFLIKEILDDLQMPSYPKTSGATGLQIFIPLRPGFSFEQTRKVTKFIAHFMAHQYPDLVTVERLVKNRGDKIYIDYLQHAPHKTLVAPYSPRPHPDAKVSAPLTWRELAQGAVPEDFTIRTMPERVQQVGDLFQPMEQAGIDITEILHFIENHPYFDVPY, from the coding sequence TACCAATCTTGACAAATTGCTTTGGCCGGAAGCGGGTATTACAAAATCGGCCTACATCGAATATGTCATCCGGATGGCAGCGTACCTGCTCCCTCATCTGAAAGACCGACCTCTGACGCTGGTTCGCTTTCCGCACGGAGTATCGGGAAAATCGTTCTACCAAAAAAACGCTCCGCCGGACACGCCGGAGTGGGTCGCCACATATCCGGTTTATTCGGCCGAAAGCAAACGGGTTGTCCACTATATACTGGCGAATAACACGGCCACCTTAATCTGGTTGGCAAATCAAGCCTGTATCGAGCTTCACCCGTGGTATTCCAAAATTCAGGCCCCAAACAATCCGACAAATATTGCGATTGATTTGGATCCTTCCGTACCTGGCTTCGAAAAAATCAAACATACCGCGTTTTTAATCAAAGAAATTCTCGACGATCTGCAGATGCCCAGCTATCCGAAAACATCCGGCGCCACCGGACTGCAGATTTTTATTCCGCTCCGTCCCGGATTTTCGTTTGAACAGACAAGAAAAGTCACAAAATTTATTGCTCATTTCATGGCCCATCAATATCCTGATTTGGTCACGGTAGAGCGGCTGGTCAAAAACCGGGGAGACAAAATCTATATTGATTATCTGCAGCATGCTCCGCATAAAACGCTGGTAGCTCCCTATTCTCCCCGGCCCCATCCGGATGCGAAAGTTTCCGCGCCGCTTACATGGCGGGAATTGGCACAAGGAGCCGTTCCGGAAGATTTCACAATACGTACGATGCCGGAACGGGTTCAACAGGTGGGGGATTTGTTTCAACCCATGGAACAAGCGGGTATCGACATTACCGAAATCTTACATTTCATCGAAAACCACCCTTATTTCGACGTGCCGTATTGA
- the mtnP gene encoding S-methyl-5'-thioadenosine phosphorylase yields MRADFAIIGGTGVYDAGLLSSVDHLQIDTPFGVSFIDIGEYAGQQVAFLSRHGKGHAVPPHRVNYRANIAALRQLGVKQVLATAAVGSLKEEIAPGELLIVDDFIDMTKSRETTFYEGENGVVHIDMSDPYCGRLRRLIAETADRNGIEVKPGGVYVCTEGPRFETTAEIRMYARLGGDVVGMTSVPEVVLAKEAEMCYATVAIVTNYCTGIADSFLTHQEVADTMRANIEKVRRLFFELIKRGLEERTCRCPHALAELGSL; encoded by the coding sequence ATGAGGGCTGATTTTGCCATAATCGGGGGAACAGGCGTGTATGACGCTGGTTTATTGTCATCAGTCGATCACCTCCAGATCGATACGCCGTTCGGTGTTTCATTCATTGATATAGGGGAGTATGCCGGACAACAAGTGGCGTTTCTCTCCCGCCACGGAAAAGGGCATGCGGTTCCGCCGCATCGGGTCAACTATCGTGCCAATATTGCCGCGCTCCGGCAGCTTGGCGTTAAGCAGGTGCTGGCGACAGCAGCTGTTGGTTCTTTAAAAGAGGAAATCGCTCCGGGCGAATTATTGATTGTGGACGATTTTATAGATATGACCAAAAGCAGAGAAACCACCTTTTACGAAGGGGAAAATGGGGTGGTGCACATCGATATGAGCGATCCGTACTGCGGTCGGCTGCGCCGTCTTATCGCGGAAACGGCGGATCGAAATGGAATCGAAGTCAAGCCGGGAGGCGTCTACGTGTGCACAGAGGGGCCCCGTTTTGAAACGACGGCTGAAATTCGCATGTATGCAAGGCTTGGCGGCGACGTTGTCGGTATGACATCTGTCCCGGAGGTCGTCTTGGCAAAAGAAGCGGAGATGTGTTATGCAACTGTCGCGATCGTGACCAATTATTGCACAGGCATTGCCGACTCATTTTTGACTCATCAGGAAGTGGCAGACACGATGAGAGCCAACATTGAAAAAGTGCGGCGTTTGTTTTTTGAGTTGATCAAACGCGGCCTGGAAGAGCGAACCTGCCGATGTCCACATGCTTTGGCGGAATTGGGATCGCTTTAA
- the mtnA gene encoding S-methyl-5-thioribose-1-phosphate isomerase: MEWNGETLLLLDQLQLPGAVKWIECSDVEQVAEAIETMKVRGAPAIGAAAAFGIVMGARQAVNRDKNEFFNQIERICDRLARTRPTAVNLFWAIQRIKSLIETNADLDVPQIVELIRREAESIMTEDIAINQSIGQNGEPYIPKGARILTHCNTGSLATAGYGTALGVIRAAHSAGKEITVWADETRPYLQGARLTAFELQQDQIPVTIVTDSMAGHLMKEKKVDLVIVGADRIAANGDTANKIGTYSLAVLAHYHHIPFYVAAPTSTLDFSIKSGEQIEIEQRSADEVLSIGGIRIAPPGVAALHPAFDVTPHSLITAIITEKGVVESPDANRMEYLRGKG, encoded by the coding sequence ATGGAATGGAACGGAGAAACACTTTTGCTGCTTGATCAATTACAGTTGCCCGGGGCAGTAAAATGGATCGAATGTTCGGACGTGGAACAGGTGGCAGAGGCAATTGAAACGATGAAAGTGCGCGGAGCGCCGGCGATTGGTGCGGCCGCCGCATTCGGTATTGTGATGGGAGCCCGACAGGCTGTCAATCGCGATAAAAATGAATTTTTCAACCAAATAGAACGGATTTGTGACCGACTGGCCAGAACGCGTCCGACAGCAGTCAACCTGTTTTGGGCGATTCAACGTATCAAGTCGTTAATCGAGACTAATGCGGATCTGGATGTGCCGCAGATCGTGGAACTGATTCGACGGGAAGCGGAGTCCATTATGACGGAGGACATCGCGATCAATCAATCAATCGGTCAAAACGGTGAGCCTTATATCCCGAAGGGGGCCCGAATCTTAACGCATTGCAATACAGGTTCCCTGGCAACCGCAGGGTATGGCACGGCGCTTGGTGTGATTCGTGCCGCTCATTCAGCGGGCAAAGAAATTACCGTATGGGCGGATGAAACCCGTCCTTACCTGCAAGGTGCCCGTTTGACCGCGTTCGAACTGCAGCAGGATCAGATTCCTGTGACGATCGTCACCGATTCGATGGCAGGTCATTTAATGAAAGAAAAGAAGGTCGATTTGGTCATTGTAGGTGCGGACCGAATCGCGGCAAACGGTGATACAGCCAACAAAATTGGCACGTATTCACTCGCCGTCCTGGCGCATTATCATCACATCCCTTTCTATGTGGCGGCTCCCACGTCCACCTTGGATTTCTCCATCAAAAGCGGGGAGCAAATCGAAATTGAACAACGATCAGCCGATGAGGTGTTATCGATCGGCGGTATCCGAATTGCGCCGCCAGGTGTTGCTGCGTTGCATCCTGCGTTTGATGTGACACCGCATTCGCTTATTACGGCGATCATAACAGAAAAAGGTGTCGTAGAATCACCTGACGCCAACCGAATGGAATATCTCAGGGGGAAGGGTTAA